The Chryseobacterium glaciei DNA window CGTCGAGAAAATATTTGCCGACCAAGCCTGGTGAGCTGCTCCAGCAATTCCGATAATTAAAACAGGAATCCAATACGTTGCAGTACCTAATGGTTGTGCTAAAAGTGCTAACAAAGGGAAAAATGCGAAAATTAACATCGCTTTCATTCTTCCTGTGTAAGCGTTCATTCCTTTCTTTTCAACAAAATATTTTGGAAGCCAACCACCGATGATCGACAATAAAGTGATCATATAAAGAACGAATAATGGTAATGCACTTTGTGTGGAATCCATCCCGTACACTGAACTTAAATAAGCCGGTGTCCAGAATAAAAAGAACCACCAAACGCCGTCTGTCATAAATTTTCCAAATGCAAACGCCCAAGTCTGTCTGTAGCTGAAACATTCTTTGAATGTAAATACTTTTTCCGGAACAGAAGTATCTTCATTAGGAAGATCGTCCTGATCCTGATTGATATACGTTAATTCATGTTCGTTAACTCTCTTGTGTAAATGCGGTTTTTTGTAAACAAATACCCAAAGTCCCATCCATACAAATCCTAAAGCACCAATAATGATAAATGCCCATTCCCAACCCATTGATTTTGCAATAAAAGGGATCGTAAGCGGTGCTGCCAAAGCTCCGACTGTTGCTCCTGCATTCCAGATACTTGTAGAAAATGCTCTGTCTTTTTTAGGGAAATATTCCGCCGTAGTTTTGATCGCTGCCGGGAAATTTCCTGCTTCACCAATTGCCAATACGAAACGTGCAAAAATGAACAGTGTAACACTCGTACTGATGATCGCGGATGTATTGGAAACCGTACCAATCAATTCTTTCGAACCATGAAAACCAGCTGCCCAGTTTCCGGTAAGAATTCCTGAAGTTGCAATTCCACAAAATGCATGCAAAACTGCACCAATAGACCAAATACCGATTGCCCAAAGAAAACCTTTTTTAGTATCCATCCAATCCACAAACTTTCCTGCGAAAAGCATTCCTACCGCATAAAATATAGAAAATAATGCAGTGATGTTTCCGTAATCGTTGTTATTCCAGTGAAATTCGGGTGCGATAAAATCTTTCCACGTTAATGACAACACCTGACGATCCAAATAATTGATCGTAGTAGCGAGAAATAGCAGAAGACATATCGTCCATCTGTAGGTAGTCGGTTTAAGAGATTTAACTGAACTCATATTAATATTCAGAATTTAGTTATTGTTTAAAGTCTGAATAATTTCCAGTACTTTTTTTGTTTCGTTTTCTATGGTTGTATAGTCTTTAGCAAGCATCAATTCTTTGCTTACCAATTTGCTTCCCATTCCTACTGCAGAAACACCAGCTTTGAACCAGCTTTCGATACTCTCTTTTGTCGTATCTACTCCACCCGTCGGCATGAATTTCAGATTTGGGAAAACATCTTTAATGGCACTCATAAATCCGGTTCCTAAAGAATTTCCAGGAAATAATTTAACGAAATTTACTCCCGAATTTTCAGCTTCGATAATTTCTGTCGGAGTCATGCAACCCGGACTGTACAGTAAATCTTTTGGAATTAAAAATTCTGCTACTTCTGCCACAAAACCCGGACTGATAAAGAAATCTGCACCTACATTGAAATATTCTTCAGCTTGTTGTACATTCTTTATTGTTCCGATTCCCAAAAGCATTTCCGGCATTTCTGCGTTACGGATTTCTACCATTTTTGTAAAATTACTCAACGCAGCTTCACCACGGCTCGTATATTCTACCGCACGGATTCCTGCCTTGTAAAGTGCTCTCAGTATTTCCAGAGTTACCGTTTCATCAGCATTATAATACAGAGGTAAAACTCCTTGGTTGATGATCGTATTTGTAACTGATTGAATTTTTGTCATTTTTAATTTTTTATTAAAAATTATTTTGTTGATAGTTAATAGGATTTTATCCTATTCTGTATTAAGTCGTCCCTTCGGGACTCCCTTGTGAATTCGCAGTTGATTTTATCTTTTTATTCTTCCTCCTGAATCTCCGTTCATTACTTCCAGAATATCTTCTGCGCTGCTGTAATTAATGTCACCTAAAATGGTATGTTTTATAGCACAGGCTGCATTGGCAAATTTTAATGCTTTTTCGTCATCGAAATTAATTAAACCATAAATCAAACCTGCTGCAAAAGCATCACCTGTACCGATTCTGT harbors:
- a CDS encoding MFS transporter, producing MSSVKSLKPTTYRWTICLLLFLATTINYLDRQVLSLTWKDFIAPEFHWNNNDYGNITALFSIFYAVGMLFAGKFVDWMDTKKGFLWAIGIWSIGAVLHAFCGIATSGILTGNWAAGFHGSKELIGTVSNTSAIISTSVTLFIFARFVLAIGEAGNFPAAIKTTAEYFPKKDRAFSTSIWNAGATVGALAAPLTIPFIAKSMGWEWAFIIIGALGFVWMGLWVFVYKKPHLHKRVNEHELTYINQDQDDLPNEDTSVPEKVFTFKECFSYRQTWAFAFGKFMTDGVWWFFLFWTPAYLSSVYGMDSTQSALPLFVLYMITLLSIIGGWLPKYFVEKKGMNAYTGRMKAMLIFAFFPLLALLAQPLGTATYWIPVLIIGIAGAAHQAWSANIFSTVGDMFPKKAIATITGIGGMAGGIGSFIINKSSGVLFDHAHKAWSTVDGVPLLEKYPQYINDRLPDDFFEQLKKSGAVVSDGIDKGYMIIFSICAVAYLIAWVVMKSLVPKYKVISK
- a CDS encoding ketohydroxyglutarate aldolase, whose translation is MTKIQSVTNTIINQGVLPLYYNADETVTLEILRALYKAGIRAVEYTSRGEAALSNFTKMVEIRNAEMPEMLLGIGTIKNVQQAEEYFNVGADFFISPGFVAEVAEFLIPKDLLYSPGCMTPTEIIEAENSGVNFVKLFPGNSLGTGFMSAIKDVFPNLKFMPTGGVDTTKESIESWFKAGVSAVGMGSKLVSKELMLAKDYTTIENETKKVLEIIQTLNNN